A DNA window from Aureibaculum sp. 2308TA14-22 contains the following coding sequences:
- the rpiB gene encoding ribose 5-phosphate isomerase B — protein sequence MKIAIGNDHAGPEYKKAIVKYLEKKGHTVVNFGTDTNDSVDYPDFIHPVAKAVENNEVDLGITICGSGNGAQMAANKHQNIRAALCWNNELVALARQHNNANVLSIPARFVSVYQAINFVNVFLSTDFEGGRHQNRVEKIACS from the coding sequence ATGAAAATAGCAATAGGAAACGATCACGCTGGCCCCGAATATAAAAAAGCAATCGTTAAATATTTAGAAAAAAAAGGACATACTGTTGTAAATTTTGGGACGGATACAAATGATAGTGTTGATTATCCTGATTTTATTCACCCGGTAGCAAAAGCAGTTGAAAATAATGAGGTTGACTTAGGTATTACTATCTGTGGAAGTGGAAATGGAGCCCAAATGGCAGCTAATAAACATCAAAATATTAGAGCGGCTTTATGTTGGAACAATGAACTTGTAGCTCTTGCAAGACAACATAATAATGCTAACGTGTTAAGTATTCCTGCTCGGTTTGTTTCGGTGTACCAAGCAATAAATTTTGTTAATGTTTTTTTAAGTACGGATTTTGAGGGTGGACGCCACCAAAATAGAGTAGAAAAAATAGCTTGTTCTTAA
- a CDS encoding GNAT family N-acetyltransferase has translation MQWFLKTFNELTLDEFHSIIKLRIDVFVVEQNCPYPELDNKDQISYHFFCKENNKVIAYTRIFKPNDYYYEAAFGRVAVHQDFRKQKLGKKLIKKTIEETYKLFGKVSIKIGGQTYLKKFYESFGFKQVGAEYLEDGIPHVYMILKK, from the coding sequence ATGCAATGGTTTTTAAAAACATTTAATGAATTAACTTTAGATGAGTTTCATTCTATTATAAAATTACGTATTGATGTTTTTGTAGTAGAACAAAATTGCCCTTATCCTGAATTGGATAATAAAGATCAAATATCATATCACTTTTTTTGTAAAGAAAATAATAAGGTTATTGCTTATACTAGAATTTTTAAACCTAACGATTATTATTATGAAGCAGCTTTTGGCAGAGTAGCGGTACATCAAGATTTTAGAAAACAAAAATTAGGTAAAAAATTAATAAAGAAAACCATTGAAGAGACGTACAAATTATTTGGAAAAGTTTCAATAAAAATAGGTGGACAAACCTATCTTAAAAAATTCTATGAATCTTTTGGTTTTAAACAAGTGGGAGCCGAGTATTTAGAAGATGGGATTCCGCATGTTTATATGATATTAAAAAAATGA